The Blautia hydrogenotrophica DSM 10507 genome window below encodes:
- a CDS encoding CehA/McbA family metallohydrolase — protein sequence MRFDMHCHTKNGSLDSKIDIEEYVRILKQKGFQGMLVTDHNSYNGYRAWVKLRRQRKVRSDFVVLKGIEYDTLDAGHIIVIMPKRIHLRILEVRGLPVHMLIRIVHQYGGILGPAHPYGAKFLSAMCSKKMERDKSLAEEFDFIEAFNTCELPESNAKARAMTVKYKKPGLGGSDAHRDAYVGTAYTDIAYPVRNNDDLIYAIKNGYVVGCGGQEREPKEKNVILRVVPLGGVWKVYNRGLALLKSHTRRMNLEKIFWLNMLSTQKEKEKKEKIQKKIEDS from the coding sequence ATGAGATTTGACATGCACTGTCATACGAAAAATGGATCTCTAGACAGCAAGATAGACATTGAGGAGTATGTGAGAATACTAAAGCAGAAGGGATTTCAAGGAATGTTGGTTACAGATCACAATTCCTACAATGGATATCGAGCTTGGGTGAAATTGAGACGACAAAGAAAAGTTAGGTCGGATTTTGTAGTGCTCAAGGGCATTGAATATGATACTTTGGATGCAGGACATATCATTGTCATTATGCCGAAGAGAATTCATCTTCGAATTCTTGAGGTGAGGGGACTACCAGTGCATATGTTGATACGGATTGTACATCAGTATGGCGGGATTTTAGGACCTGCGCACCCCTACGGCGCGAAATTTTTGAGTGCGATGTGTTCAAAGAAAATGGAAAGAGATAAGAGTCTGGCGGAAGAGTTTGATTTTATCGAAGCGTTTAATACTTGTGAGCTGCCAGAGTCCAATGCCAAGGCCAGGGCTATGACAGTGAAGTATAAAAAGCCCGGACTAGGCGGTTCAGATGCCCATAGAGACGCTTATGTGGGGACAGCCTACACGGATATTGCCTACCCCGTGCGAAATAACGACGATTTGATTTATGCTATAAAGAACGGCTATGTTGTTGGATGCGGGGGACAGGAGAGGGAGCCGAAGGAGAAAAATGTTATTCTCAGAGTGGTTCCGCTAGGAGGGGTATGGAAGGTGTATAACCGCGGGCTGGCTTTGTTGAAGTCTCATACCCGCCGGATGAATCTGGAAAAGATTTTCTGGCTGAATATGCTGAGTACGCAGAAGGAGAAAGAAAAGAAAGAGAAGATTCAGAAAAAAATAGAAGATTCATAG
- the nuoE gene encoding NADH-quinone oxidoreductase subunit NuoE: MPNKKTTVAFSGTEEQEEALRKVIEEMKEEKGALMPILQKAQDIYGYLPKEVMKIISDETQIPMEKIYGVATFYSQFTLNPKGKYRISVCLGTACYVKGSGDIYNKLMEKLGIVGGECTPDGKFSLDACRCVGACGLAPVMMINDEVYGRLTVDDIDDILAKYE; the protein is encoded by the coding sequence ATGCCAAATAAAAAGACAACGGTTGCTTTTTCTGGGACCGAGGAACAGGAAGAGGCGTTGAGAAAAGTAATTGAGGAAATGAAAGAAGAAAAAGGCGCTTTAATGCCGATTTTGCAGAAAGCTCAGGACATTTACGGATATCTTCCCAAAGAAGTCATGAAAATTATTTCTGATGAGACACAGATTCCAATGGAAAAAATTTATGGGGTGGCAACTTTTTATTCACAGTTTACGCTGAATCCAAAGGGGAAATATCGTATTTCTGTCTGTCTTGGAACAGCATGTTATGTAAAAGGCTCGGGTGATATCTATAATAAATTGATGGAAAAATTGGGGATTGTGGGAGGCGAGTGTACTCCTGACGGAAAATTTTCACTGGATGCCTGCCGCTGTGTGGGAGCCTGCGGACTGGCACCTGTCATGATGATCAATGATGAGGTCTATGGGAGGCTGACTGTGGACGATATCGACGATATTTTGGCGAAATATGAGTAA
- the nuoF gene encoding NADH-quinone oxidoreductase subunit NuoF gives MKSLDELKEIREQYKEILDLRMHASHKIEVKAEEGIGHKKKAVLVCGGTGCTSSGSRRVIERLKEEIKKQGLEEDVSVVMTGCFGLCALGPIMIVYPEGAFYSMVKEEEIPEIVEQHLLHGKVDTKYLYSETVKGNMVLPLQDTPFYKKQKRVALRNCGVINPEKIEEYIGTGGYEALGKVLTTMSPEDVIEVITASGLRGRGGAGFPTGRKWQFAKDNDADQKYVCCNADEGDPGAFMDRSVLEGDPHVVLEAMAIAGYAIGATQGYIYVRAEYPIAVERLNIAIKQAREMGLLGKNLFNTGFDFDIELRLGAGAFVCGEETALMTSIEGHRGEPRPRPPFPAVKGLFEKPTILNNVETWANVPQIIMNGAEWFSSFGTEKSKGTKVFALGGKIHNTGLVEVPMGTTLREIVEEIGGGIPGGKKFKAAQTGGPSGGCIPAEHLDVPIDYENLMAIGSMMGSGGLIVMDEETCMVDIAKFFLNFTVDESCGKCSPCRLGTKRLLEMLDKITSGNATMEDLDKLEELCYYIKDNALCALGQTAPNPVLSTLHYFRDEYIAHIVDKKCPAGVCKDLLVYKIDPDKCKGCTLCARTCPNDAVIGKVKEPHTIDPNKCVKCGACMEKCRFGAIYKE, from the coding sequence ATGAAATCTTTGGATGAATTGAAAGAAATTCGAGAACAGTATAAAGAAATTCTGGACCTTCGTATGCATGCGTCTCACAAAATTGAGGTGAAAGCAGAAGAAGGAATAGGCCATAAAAAGAAAGCGGTTCTAGTGTGCGGAGGTACCGGTTGTACTTCTTCTGGAAGCCGCAGAGTAATCGAGAGACTAAAAGAAGAAATTAAGAAACAGGGGCTAGAAGAGGATGTCTCTGTGGTAATGACCGGATGTTTTGGACTGTGTGCATTAGGGCCGATTATGATTGTATACCCAGAAGGGGCCTTTTATTCCATGGTAAAAGAGGAAGAGATTCCGGAGATCGTGGAACAGCATCTGCTCCATGGCAAGGTGGATACAAAATATCTGTATAGTGAGACTGTGAAAGGAAATATGGTGCTCCCTTTACAGGACACTCCTTTTTATAAAAAGCAAAAGCGTGTTGCTTTGAGAAACTGTGGTGTGATCAATCCAGAAAAGATTGAGGAGTACATTGGGACTGGAGGCTATGAGGCACTCGGAAAAGTTTTGACCACCATGTCTCCAGAAGATGTCATCGAGGTGATTACAGCCAGCGGATTGAGAGGAAGAGGTGGAGCAGGGTTCCCTACCGGAAGAAAATGGCAGTTTGCCAAAGACAATGATGCAGATCAAAAATATGTCTGCTGTAATGCAGATGAGGGAGATCCCGGCGCGTTCATGGATCGTTCTGTGTTGGAAGGAGATCCTCATGTGGTATTAGAAGCGATGGCGATTGCTGGATACGCGATTGGGGCAACCCAGGGTTACATATATGTGCGTGCGGAGTATCCAATTGCAGTGGAACGTCTGAACATTGCAATCAAGCAGGCCAGAGAAATGGGGCTGTTGGGTAAAAATCTATTTAATACGGGCTTTGACTTCGACATCGAACTGCGTCTTGGGGCAGGAGCCTTTGTCTGCGGCGAGGAGACCGCTTTGATGACATCTATCGAGGGCCATCGAGGAGAGCCTCGGCCCCGCCCGCCGTTTCCAGCAGTCAAAGGTTTGTTCGAGAAGCCTACGATTTTGAACAATGTAGAGACCTGGGCAAATGTGCCTCAGATTATCATGAATGGAGCAGAGTGGTTTTCTTCCTTTGGAACGGAGAAATCGAAAGGAACCAAAGTGTTTGCCCTGGGCGGAAAGATTCACAATACCGGGTTGGTGGAAGTGCCGATGGGGACCACGTTAAGAGAGATTGTGGAAGAAATCGGCGGTGGAATTCCAGGAGGCAAGAAATTTAAGGCTGCACAGACAGGGGGGCCTTCCGGTGGTTGTATTCCAGCAGAACATTTGGATGTTCCTATCGACTATGAGAACTTGATGGCCATCGGATCTATGATGGGGTCCGGCGGGCTGATTGTCATGGATGAGGAGACTTGTATGGTGGACATTGCTAAATTCTTCCTGAATTTTACTGTGGATGAGTCCTGCGGTAAATGTTCTCCTTGTCGTCTAGGAACAAAGCGGCTACTGGAGATGTTGGATAAAATTACTTCAGGAAACGCGACGATGGAAGATTTAGATAAGCTGGAGGAGCTATGTTATTATATCAAAGACAATGCTCTGTGTGCGCTAGGACAGACAGCACCGAATCCGGTACTTTCTACACTTCACTATTTCCGGGATGAGTATATTGCCCATATTGTAGATAAGAAATGTCCGGCTGGAGTCTGCAAGGACCTTCTCGTCTATAAGATCGATCCAGATAAATGCAAAGGCTGTACCCTGTGTGCGAGAACCTGTCCGAATGACGCCGTCATCGGAAAGGTCAAAGAACCTCATACCATAGACCCGAATAAGTGTGTCAAGTGTGGGGCGTGTATGGAAAAATGCCGTTTTGGTGCGATTTACAAGGAATAA
- a CDS encoding NADH-dependent [FeFe] hydrogenase, group A6 yields MDSIRLKINGIEVEAPKGATILEAAHLADIQIPTLCFLKEINEIGACRICVVEVKGAKTLVAACMHPVSNGMEVWTNTPKVLESRRKTLQLLLSNHDRKCLSCVRSGNCELQNLCRELNVTDETYYEGERTPSEIDDSAAHMIRDNSKCILCRRCTAVCDKVQGIGVIGANERGFSTYIGSPYGMGLGETSCVSCGQCIAVCPTGALQEKDYTDQVLAAIADPEKYVVVQTAPSVRAALGEEFGYPIGTDVEGKMAAALRRMGFDKVFDTDFSADLTIMEEAHEFLNRVQNGGVLPLITSCSPGWVKYCEHYFPDLLDHLSSCKSPQQMFGAVTKTYFAEKMGLDPEKIVCVSVMPCTAKKFEIGRPDQSAAGVPDVDIAITTRELARLIKRCGINFVNLPEETFDDPLGESTGAGVIFGATGGVMEAALRTAVETLTGETLGSLDFEEVRGTEGIKEASYLVNGLEVKVAVASGLANAREILEKIRRGEADYHFIEIMACPGGCVNGGGQPQVPAEVRNFQDIRALRAKVLYQNDTQKALRKSHENPSIQKLYAEYLGEPGSHKAHKILHTSYIKRVVNE; encoded by the coding sequence ATGGACAGTATTAGATTAAAGATTAACGGTATAGAAGTAGAAGCTCCAAAAGGAGCCACTATTTTGGAGGCGGCGCATCTGGCAGATATCCAGATTCCTACTTTATGTTTTTTGAAGGAAATCAATGAGATTGGGGCATGCCGTATCTGCGTGGTTGAAGTAAAGGGAGCTAAGACACTGGTGGCAGCATGTATGCATCCGGTTAGCAATGGAATGGAAGTGTGGACGAACACACCGAAGGTGTTGGAATCCAGGAGGAAAACGTTGCAACTTCTGTTATCTAATCATGATAGAAAATGTCTTTCTTGCGTCAGAAGCGGGAATTGCGAGCTTCAGAATCTGTGCCGGGAACTGAACGTGACCGACGAGACCTACTACGAGGGTGAGAGAACACCATCCGAGATTGATGATTCTGCGGCACATATGATTCGGGACAACAGCAAATGTATTCTCTGCCGTCGTTGTACTGCTGTATGCGACAAAGTTCAGGGAATCGGGGTGATAGGTGCGAATGAGCGCGGATTTTCTACCTATATCGGTTCGCCATATGGAATGGGATTAGGTGAGACTAGTTGTGTATCCTGTGGGCAGTGCATTGCAGTATGTCCTACCGGAGCACTTCAGGAGAAGGACTATACAGATCAGGTGCTGGCGGCGATTGCGGACCCTGAAAAATATGTAGTCGTTCAGACAGCTCCGTCGGTTCGGGCAGCTTTAGGCGAGGAATTTGGATATCCCATTGGAACGGATGTGGAAGGAAAAATGGCAGCCGCACTTCGTAGAATGGGATTTGACAAAGTCTTTGACACAGATTTCAGTGCAGATTTGACAATCATGGAAGAAGCTCATGAGTTCCTGAACCGAGTGCAAAACGGAGGTGTTCTCCCATTGATTACTTCCTGCTCTCCGGGGTGGGTGAAATACTGTGAACATTATTTTCCAGATTTGTTGGACCATCTTTCAAGCTGTAAGTCTCCTCAGCAGATGTTTGGAGCAGTCACAAAGACTTATTTTGCAGAGAAGATGGGCCTGGATCCAGAGAAAATCGTATGTGTCAGCGTGATGCCGTGTACTGCCAAAAAGTTTGAGATTGGCCGTCCAGATCAGTCGGCAGCTGGTGTTCCAGATGTAGACATTGCGATTACGACCAGGGAGCTGGCACGTCTGATTAAACGCTGCGGTATCAATTTTGTAAATCTTCCGGAGGAGACGTTTGATGATCCGTTGGGTGAGTCCACAGGAGCAGGTGTGATTTTCGGAGCTACAGGTGGTGTTATGGAAGCAGCTCTGCGCACAGCAGTGGAGACTCTGACCGGGGAGACCTTAGGAAGCTTGGATTTCGAGGAAGTCCGCGGGACTGAGGGAATTAAGGAGGCATCTTATCTTGTAAATGGCCTGGAAGTAAAAGTAGCAGTAGCTTCTGGTCTAGCAAATGCTAGGGAAATATTAGAGAAGATTCGTAGGGGAGAAGCAGATTATCATTTTATTGAGATTATGGCTTGTCCAGGCGGATGTGTCAATGGAGGCGGACAGCCGCAGGTACCGGCTGAGGTACGCAATTTCCAGGATATACGCGCACTGAGGGCAAAAGTTTTATACCAAAACGATACACAGAAAGCGTTGAGAAAGTCCCATGAGAATCCGTCAATTCAAAAACTGTACGCGGAATATCTGGGAGAACCTGGAAGCCACAAGGCGCATAAAATTCTGCACACATCCTATATAAAACGTGTGGTTAACGAATAG
- a CDS encoding [Fe-Fe] hydrogenase large subunit C-terminal domain-containing protein, whose amino-acid sequence MKVINFKDASCRHCYKCVRNCEVKAISVQNQQARIIEEECIYCGHCLEVCPQNAKTFASDLDRIQGFIRRGEKTVVSIAPSYLGLLPFEKPGQVVGALKKLGFHQVRETAEGAAYVTAEYGRLIREGKMANLITTCCPSANNLVEKYYPELTPYLMPVVSPMIAHGRLIKEIYGRDTRVIFLGPCIAKKQEAEGDERVAFAVDAVLTFEELLEWMAQEEMEMAQCPDLPMDNPNPMVNRLYPVEGGILASVKAEVNQSVYQWLSVDGMTSCMELFEAMRRQELNHCFIEVNICEGGCVKGPVSSAKNKNWVVPTLQIQRQVRHRSPFVFEDWKVPMEKQFSSLQIPVQEPTKVEIDRILRRTGKYTPQDELNCGACGYPTCRDKAVAVYYGKAELDMCLPYAVTKAESMANVIIDETPNYIFLTDRHMKIMECSKKCQEVLEISREEILKSYLYEYIDVQDVEKVLNTRRNIINKKVKMESLGIWALEIIIYVEKSASLLVMFQDVSKDEINKVKNLKLKLETVEMAQDVIDKQMRVAQQIAGLLGETTAETKVTLSKLRDSILDDGEEAQDVIRNGHCLEKSE is encoded by the coding sequence ATGAAGGTTATCAACTTCAAAGATGCAAGCTGTAGACACTGTTATAAGTGTGTGAGAAATTGTGAGGTAAAAGCGATATCTGTTCAGAATCAGCAGGCCAGAATCATAGAGGAGGAATGTATCTACTGTGGGCATTGTCTCGAAGTCTGTCCTCAAAACGCGAAAACCTTTGCCAGTGATCTGGACCGTATTCAGGGATTTATACGGAGAGGAGAAAAAACAGTTGTGTCCATAGCGCCTTCTTATTTGGGGTTGCTGCCTTTTGAAAAACCGGGACAGGTGGTGGGAGCTCTGAAAAAACTGGGCTTTCACCAGGTGAGAGAGACGGCAGAGGGAGCTGCGTATGTGACGGCAGAGTATGGTAGGCTCATAAGAGAAGGAAAGATGGCGAACTTGATAACTACTTGCTGTCCCAGCGCCAACAATTTGGTGGAAAAGTATTATCCTGAGCTCACTCCGTATCTGATGCCTGTGGTCTCTCCTATGATTGCTCACGGGAGATTGATCAAAGAGATCTATGGGAGGGACACTCGGGTGATCTTTCTCGGGCCCTGTATTGCAAAGAAGCAAGAGGCGGAAGGGGACGAAAGGGTTGCTTTCGCAGTAGACGCAGTTCTGACCTTTGAAGAGCTACTGGAATGGATGGCGCAAGAAGAGATGGAAATGGCTCAATGTCCTGATCTTCCTATGGACAATCCAAACCCCATGGTGAATCGGCTCTATCCTGTGGAAGGAGGAATTCTGGCATCTGTGAAAGCTGAGGTGAACCAAAGCGTCTATCAGTGGCTGTCTGTGGATGGCATGACTTCCTGTATGGAGTTATTTGAGGCCATGAGGAGACAGGAGCTGAACCACTGTTTCATTGAGGTGAATATCTGTGAAGGAGGCTGTGTCAAAGGACCGGTCAGCAGCGCCAAAAATAAAAACTGGGTGGTACCCACTTTGCAGATTCAGAGACAGGTGAGGCATCGAAGCCCCTTCGTGTTTGAAGACTGGAAGGTCCCCATGGAAAAACAGTTTTCTTCTTTGCAGATACCCGTCCAGGAACCTACCAAAGTAGAGATAGACAGAATTTTGAGAAGAACAGGAAAGTACACACCGCAGGATGAGCTGAACTGCGGAGCCTGTGGCTATCCCACCTGTCGGGACAAAGCAGTGGCTGTCTACTATGGAAAGGCAGAGCTGGATATGTGCCTTCCCTATGCGGTCACAAAGGCAGAGTCCATGGCAAATGTAATCATAGACGAGACTCCCAATTATATTTTTCTGACTGACAGGCATATGAAGATTATGGAGTGCAGCAAGAAGTGCCAGGAGGTACTTGAGATTTCCAGGGAAGAAATCCTAAAGAGTTATCTGTATGAATACATAGATGTGCAGGATGTGGAAAAAGTCCTGAACACTAGAAGGAATATTATCAACAAAAAGGTTAAGATGGAATCTCTGGGAATTTGGGCTTTGGAGATTATTATCTATGTGGAAAAATCTGCGTCTCTGCTGGTGATGTTCCAGGATGTCTCAAAAGATGAAATTAATAAGGTGAAAAATCTTAAATTAAAATTGGAGACGGTGGAGATGGCACAGGATGTCATCGACAAGCAGATGAGAGTTGCCCAGCAGATTGCTGGACTGCTGGGGGAGACTACGGCGGAGACGAAAGTTACGCTGTCAAAGCTCAGGGATTCTATTCTGGACGATGGGGAGGAGGCGCAGGATGTCATTCGGAACGGACATTGCTTGGAAAAGTCTGAATAA
- a CDS encoding SpoIIE family protein phosphatase: MSFGTDIAWKSLNKHGEELCGDMVKIVRTKDSDIVILADGMGSGVKANILATLTSQILATMLLKGASIASCVETIAKTLPICQERNVAYATFSILQIYRDGQAYLVEYDNPSCVFIRDRKIVAYEAEEQIIDGKKIKEYRFQAKENDCFVLMSDGVIFAGAGELLNYGWTWESMAEYTLRCTRNTMSASRLVSMLSGACNDLYEQRPRDDTTVVVVRTRKAQIVNLLTGPPADEKDDERMVRDLMESEGKKIISGGSSANLTARILRKEIVTHVNYADPFIPPTASIEGIDLVTEGALTLAGTLKLLQKFERSEFDEEFFRELDQDNGASKLAKTLIEECTQLHLLVGTVANQAYQNSELSFDISVRKNLVTQIKETMEKMGKTVTVQYY; encoded by the coding sequence ATGTCATTCGGAACGGACATTGCTTGGAAAAGTCTGAATAAGCATGGGGAAGAGCTGTGCGGGGATATGGTAAAGATTGTCAGGACGAAGGACTCCGATATTGTGATTTTAGCAGATGGTATGGGAAGTGGAGTAAAGGCCAATATTCTAGCCACGCTGACTTCTCAGATTCTGGCCACGATGCTCTTAAAAGGAGCAAGTATTGCGTCCTGTGTGGAGACCATCGCAAAAACTCTGCCCATCTGTCAAGAGAGAAATGTGGCCTACGCCACTTTCTCAATTCTTCAGATTTACCGGGATGGCCAGGCCTATCTGGTGGAGTACGACAATCCCTCCTGTGTCTTTATAAGAGACAGAAAGATCGTAGCCTATGAAGCCGAGGAACAGATCATAGATGGGAAAAAAATCAAGGAATATCGGTTCCAGGCGAAGGAAAATGACTGTTTTGTACTGATGAGTGACGGCGTAATCTTCGCGGGAGCTGGGGAACTGCTGAACTATGGGTGGACTTGGGAGAGTATGGCGGAGTATACCTTGCGCTGTACCAGAAATACCATGTCTGCGTCCCGTCTGGTGAGTATGCTCTCAGGGGCATGCAATGATTTGTACGAACAACGTCCGAGAGATGACACTACAGTTGTGGTGGTTAGAACCAGAAAAGCGCAGATTGTCAATCTTCTGACCGGACCGCCAGCGGACGAGAAGGATGATGAGAGGATGGTGCGGGATTTGATGGAATCCGAAGGGAAAAAGATTATCTCCGGGGGAAGTTCTGCCAATCTCACGGCCAGAATTCTGAGAAAAGAGATTGTCACCCACGTGAACTATGCGGACCCGTTCATTCCTCCTACGGCATCCATAGAAGGAATCGATCTGGTGACAGAGGGTGCTCTGACCTTGGCAGGGACTTTGAAGCTGCTGCAGAAGTTTGAACGGTCTGAATTTGATGAGGAGTTTTTCCGTGAGTTGGACCAGGACAATGGAGCGTCAAAGTTGGCGAAAACCTTGATCGAAGAGTGTACACAGCTTCACCTATTGGTGGGGACTGTGGCGAACCAGGCTTACCAGAACTCAGAACTTTCTTTTGACATTAGTGTGAGAAAGAATCTTGTGACCCAGATCAAAGAGACAATGGAAAAGATGGGAAAGACGGTTACGGTTCAATATTATTAA
- a CDS encoding 4Fe-4S dicluster domain-containing protein: protein MRGLNTPVKQIRRQIFTEIAKIGFYSTDENLIHDIEAIPYKIVEEEAKYRDSIYRERAVASERVRLAMGMSLRPENRAVHLTEGIEASNIDEKYYEPPLMQVIPSACAACAPNKYEVSNICKGCVAHPCMLICPKGAISMVDGYSHIDQTKCIKCGKCKSVCPYDAISHKTRPCERACGVNAITSDQQGRATILNDKCVSCGMCMVSCPFGAISDKSQIFQLAHALREGTEIIAEVAPAYIGQFGEKVTPRKFRSGLMALGFCDVYEVALGADIGAITEAHHYAKEVATGNLPFLLTSCCPSWIMMTQKFFPDMQDNISRELTPMVATARSIKKEHPNAKVVFIGPCASKKLEASRTNIRSDVDFVITFEELAAMFDAKEINLEAFEGEASLHNATGAGRGYAVAGGVAGAIESCLKEYYPDISVHIEHAESLAECKKVLTLAKAGKLKGCMIEGMACPGGCMGGAGTNADIKKSSRALAKHVAASTRKIPPKELEDIQLN, encoded by the coding sequence ATGAGAGGCTTAAACACACCAGTCAAACAAATACGCCGGCAAATTTTTACAGAAATTGCTAAAATCGGTTTTTATTCCACAGATGAAAATTTAATTCACGATATCGAAGCAATCCCATACAAGATAGTCGAAGAAGAAGCAAAATACCGCGACAGCATCTACCGTGAGCGAGCAGTAGCCAGCGAGAGAGTGCGTCTTGCCATGGGCATGTCTTTAAGGCCCGAAAACCGTGCCGTTCATCTCACGGAAGGAATCGAGGCCAGCAATATTGACGAAAAATACTATGAGCCGCCGCTCATGCAGGTGATTCCTTCCGCCTGTGCAGCCTGCGCTCCCAACAAATATGAAGTCAGCAATATCTGCAAGGGCTGTGTTGCCCACCCATGCATGCTGATTTGTCCAAAAGGTGCCATATCTATGGTAGACGGATACTCTCACATTGACCAGACCAAATGTATCAAATGTGGCAAATGTAAATCTGTGTGTCCCTATGACGCGATCTCTCACAAAACCCGTCCTTGTGAGAGAGCCTGCGGTGTCAACGCAATTACCAGTGACCAGCAGGGACGAGCTACCATCCTCAATGACAAATGTGTTTCCTGTGGTATGTGTATGGTGAGCTGTCCTTTCGGCGCCATATCGGACAAATCTCAGATTTTCCAGCTTGCCCATGCGCTGCGGGAAGGGACTGAAATCATCGCTGAGGTAGCCCCCGCCTATATCGGACAGTTCGGAGAGAAAGTCACACCCCGAAAATTCCGGTCAGGTCTTATGGCCCTGGGCTTTTGCGATGTATATGAAGTAGCTTTGGGCGCTGATATCGGCGCCATCACGGAGGCCCATCACTACGCAAAAGAAGTGGCTACCGGCAATCTGCCTTTCCTTTTGACCTCCTGCTGTCCTTCCTGGATTATGATGACTCAAAAATTCTTTCCTGATATGCAGGACAACATTTCCCGGGAGCTGACTCCCATGGTTGCCACAGCCAGAAGTATCAAGAAAGAACACCCTAACGCAAAGGTGGTCTTTATCGGTCCGTGTGCCTCCAAAAAATTGGAAGCCTCCCGTACCAATATCCGCAGTGATGTGGATTTCGTGATTACTTTTGAGGAGTTGGCCGCTATGTTCGATGCCAAAGAAATCAATTTGGAAGCTTTTGAAGGGGAGGCTTCCTTGCACAATGCCACGGGAGCTGGCCGCGGATATGCGGTAGCGGGTGGAGTGGCAGGCGCAATCGAATCCTGCCTAAAAGAATACTATCCCGACATCTCAGTCCACATTGAGCACGCTGAAAGCCTGGCGGAGTGCAAAAAGGTTCTGACTCTCGCCAAGGCCGGTAAATTAAAAGGCTGTATGATTGAAGGTATGGCCTGCCCAGGCGGCTGTATGGGCGGCGCCGGTACCAACGCAGACATCAAAAAATCTTCGAGAGCTCTGGCAAAGCATGTGGCCGCATCTACCAGAAAAATCCCTCCCAAAGAACTGGAAGATATTCAGCTAAACTGA
- a CDS encoding complex I 24 kDa subunit family protein yields the protein MLDQSYYKKADEIIEEYGRKESSLIPIMQDIQAEYRYLPGELLTYVAKEIGVKEAKAYSVATFYENFSFEPKGKYVIKVCDGTACHVRKSMPVKEALMKELGLSHKKHTTDDMMFTVETVSCLGACGLAPALNVNDVVHPKMSPEKALEMLEELRGEKK from the coding sequence ATGTTAGACCAATCCTACTACAAAAAAGCAGACGAGATTATTGAGGAATACGGACGCAAAGAGTCCTCACTAATCCCAATTATGCAGGACATCCAGGCAGAGTATCGCTATCTTCCCGGGGAACTGCTGACGTATGTGGCCAAGGAGATCGGTGTGAAGGAAGCGAAAGCGTACAGCGTCGCTACGTTTTATGAAAACTTTTCTTTTGAGCCGAAGGGCAAGTATGTGATTAAGGTCTGTGACGGTACCGCCTGTCATGTGAGGAAGTCCATGCCTGTAAAAGAGGCTTTGATGAAAGAACTGGGATTAAGCCACAAAAAGCATACGACAGACGATATGATGTTTACGGTGGAGACCGTCTCCTGTCTGGGAGCTTGCGGACTTGCGCCGGCATTAAATGTGAATGATGTTGTCCATCCTAAAATGTCACCGGAGAAGGCTTTGGAGATGTTGGAAGAATTGAGAGGTGAGAAAAAATGA